ACAAAATATTTAATAAAAAAAATGATTAATATAAGAATCATTGGTATCCAACTACCAGGAATATTAAAGCTATCGTCAGATTTATTATATTTGACATTTTTTGGAAAAGAGAGTTTTAATCCTATAACTAAAGATATAACTCCACCAATAAAATATAATATTAATGCATACTTTATTGTTCCAAAAGCAGAATAAATGCCAGATATTGATAATAAAATTATAACAATAGGCAAAATTAAAATTCTATTTAATTTTTTTCTTCTATCTTTTGTTTGAGAATAACCTAAAACAACTAATCCTATAAATAATATAAAAACCCAGTTTGGTGTATGTTTAATTATTTCAACTATCACATTTTTCCTTTTATAATACAGATATTATCATCTTAATACTCAAGATTACGGCTAAAACTCCAAAAACTTTTTTAAGCTTTTGGGTGGGAAGTATAGATGCATATTTTACACCTAAAGGAACAGTAAAAATACTACTAATTGCCACTATTATTACAGCTGGCATATAAATATAACCGATGATATAATTTTGTAAATCACTATTACCAAAACCATTGATTGCATAGCCAATAGTACCAGATATGGCAATAGGAAAACCAACAGCTGCTGAAGTACCAATAGCCCGTTTCATGTCAAAATTTTGGTGTACCAAATAAGGAACAGTTAACGACCCTCCTCCAATTGAAACTAAAGCTGAAATCGCTCCAATTAAAGTTCCAGTAAATATATTTCCTACTTTTCCATGTGGAGTTGGGTTTGATTCATAATGGGGCTTACTAAACATCTTAAAAGCGACATAACTCATAAATACTCCAAAAAACAGTGCCAAATAAACACCTTTAAGATAAGAGGCTAAAAAAGTTGCACTAAATGTTCCTACCAAAACTCCTCCAGCTATTTTAAGAGCCATAGATGTTTCGATATTATCTTTTTTATAATGGGCACGCATACTTGAAAATGAGGTAAAAATAATTGTTGCCATTGAAGTTCCCAATGCCAAATGCATGATTTTTTCATGTTCAAACCCTTGCATGGCAAATAAAATAGTAAATATAGGTACCATAATACCTCCACCACCAACACCTAATAATCCAGCTAAAAATCCAACTAATAGTCCTAAGGCAACATAATCAATTAAAAATATTACACTCATATTTTTCCTTATTTTTTATCATAATTTTATAATATATATACAAATTAATGTACAAGAAAAGTTACATTAGATATTGGAATTCTTGGGACACTAAAGTATAAGTCTACTTGGATTAAAAATTCCACTTATAAATCTCCTCCATTACGAATACATCGAACATAATTATAAGCATTTTTTAAATCACTATATCCATCTCCATTATCAAAGTATATACTCCAAGCACGTTCACCGTTATTATTATTTGAAGTGATGCTCCAATACCAATTAGAACTGACATTTTTCAATTTATTTTTTTGAGTAGAAAGATATTTTAATTCGTCTTTTGTAGGTAATCTCCAATCTTTAAAATTAGCAAGAGTTAAATTTTTACAATAAGTTATAGCTGTATCACCAATTGTATTGAGATAGTTTTTAGCATCATAGTTTACTTTTGTTAACCATGGTTTTTTAGTTTCTAATACTGCATTATTATCTTGCCACATTAATTTTTGTTTTTTATCTATATAAATACTCTCTTTCCTCTGTCTTTCTATTCTTTCTCTTTGAAGCTTCTCTCTTTTTATTCTTTCTTTTTCCAATTTTTCTTTGGCTATTTTATCTTTTTGAGCCTCAATATCAAAATCTAAAATAATCTCTTCTTTTACATCTTTATATATTTCAATTTTTATACTTTTATCTAAAAAGTTATCAGCACTTATATCAACTTTATAAGTTCCACTGGGAACTCTAGTATTAGATTCATATTCTTTACCATTTAAGAGTATTTTTGCCTTAGGTACATTAACAATTAATGTTATGAAATATGTTGGTTCTGTTTCTATCTCATCTAGATTAACCCACACATCACTTTTTAGATTATTATTCTTTGTTTTAGCAAGTCGAGCATAATTCTCTTTAATATCAACAATATCATACTCTTCTGCTCTTTTTAGGACTTGTAAAACTTTTTTATCTTTTCCATAATCATCATAAGCATTTACATCGTCTTTTATATAGATTTTTTTAGTAATATTATATTTATTTAACATAACTTGTAACTCTTTTTGATGAGGCAAACAAGCACTCATAATAAACATCATAAAAATAGATAAAAAGAGTTGCACAATATTTTTTCTTTCTTTCACAATAAAATCTCCATTCACATTTTCAACATTATAAATTTTTAAAAGATTAAGTTCGAAATTATAGCAGATATAAATTAATCAGCTATTATTGCATATCAGATTCATAAGCTAATAAGTAGCAATATTTTTATACAATTCTTATCTTATAAAAGCTATCAATTATCATAATACAAAGGATAAATTTGAGATATATTATATTTAGTATTATCATTGCAGTCTTATTTCAAATATTTTTTTGGATTTCGCATAATACTTTAGTCTCACTAATTGAATCACCATCAAAAAAAGTTGAATCACTCTCGTACACCCCATACTATGGATATGAAAAAAAAGTTTTATCACCTAAACAAATAGAAAATGATTTAAATATATTAGCCCCCATTACAAAAAAAATCCGAACTTACTCTTCAATAGATGCAGAGATTATTTTAGAAGCCACAGCGCAAACAATAATACCTATTGATTTAGGTATTTGGTTAAGTGGTGATTTTAAACAAAATGACATAGAAATTCAAAAAGCTTTAAAGTTACTCAAAAAATACCCAGATAGAATTGAAAATATTATAGTAGGAAATGAAGTTCTACTAAGAAAAGACTTAAATAAAAATGAACTCTTTGCCTATATTGACTACATAAGAGAGTTTACTGATAAACCAATCACTAGTGCTGAGACTTGGGATATTTGGGAAAAAACTCAAGATTTATCTAATCATGTTGATTTTATAACAATACATATCTTGCCATATTGGGAAGAAGTACCTATAAAGAAATTTACAAGTTTTGTTATGGACAGATACAATAAAATTCAAAATCTTTTTCCAAATAAAAAAATATATATTGGAGAGATAGGTTGGCCAAGTAATGGTTATAATAATGTTAATGCTGTACCTAATTTAAAAAATCAAGCGACAGCAATAAGAGAATTTATAAATCTTGCTAAAAACAATGCTTGGTCTTATAATATTATTGAAGCCTTTGATCAGCCTTGGAAAGGTTATGCAGAGGGAAATATAGGACAATATTGGGGGATATTTGATGCAGATAGAAATTTAAAATTTAAATTAGTCGGGGATATAGAATTAAATCAATTTTGGTTTTATCAAATGATTGCTGCAATTATAATAGGGTCTTTATTAACAATTTTAGGACTAAGAAATAAAAAGTTAAATATGTATCATGCTTTAGCTTATGCTATTGTAGCTCAAGGCATGGCAGTGGGTATTGTGATGGCATTTATGTATCCTTTCATCAATTATATGAATTTTGGGATGTGGGGAATGTGGGGAATAGGAACATTTTTAATGATACCTCTTGTCATTATGACCCTTACAAAAGCAAATGAACTATTTAAATCTTCAATTGGAACAGCTCCTACAAGACTACTTCCCCTTAATTTAACATCTGATAATATCCCTTTTGTTTCTATTCATGTACCAGCATATAAAGAGCAACCTCATGCCTTAGCTGAAACTTTAAAAGCTCTATCTAAGCTACAATATCCAAACTATGAAGTTCTCGTAATAATTAATAATACACCAGAAGAGTTCTATTGGAAACCAATTGAAAAACTATGTAAAGAGTTAGGTGATAAATTTATATTTATGAACATAACTTGTACAGGCTTTAAAGCTGGGGCATTAAATAAAGCCTTAGAACAAACAAACAAAGAGGCTGAAATCATAGCAGTAATCGATGCAGATTATGTGGTTGAACCTGCTTGGCTAGTTGATTTAGTTCCTTTATTTGATGATCCTAAGGTTGCAATTGTACAAGCCCCACAAGATCATAGAGATGGGGATGAATCCATAATAAAAACCGCAATGAATGAAGAATATGCAGGTTTCTTTGATATTGGAATGATTGATAGAAATGAAGAAAATGCTATAGTTGTACATGGAACAATGGTTATGGTTAGATTAAGTGCAATGTTGGAAGTTGGAGGTTGGGGAACAGATACCATAGTAGAAGATAGTGAGTTAGGTCTTAGACTATTTGAAGCAGGTTATATCGCACACTATACAAATAAAAGATATGGTTATGGTCTTCTTCCTGATACTTTTGAAGCATTTAAAACTCAAAGACATCGATGGGCTTATGGAGCTATACAAATTCTAAAAAAACATTGGAGAGAGTTTAAACCTTCATCTAATAAATTAACTTCCAGTCAAAAGAAAAAGTTTATTACCGGATGGATTTTTTGGCTAAGTGATGCCATGGGACCAATAATGGCTGTTATGAATCTTATTTGGGTTCCTGTTATTGTTTTTGTTGGAGTTACAATTCCTACAATTCCACTAACAGTACCAATTATTACAGCATTTTTAGTGAATGTTTTACATACTTTTATTTTATATAGGATGAAAGTAAAAGCTAGTTTTAAAGAGACTTTTTTAAGTTCAATTGCCTCTATGAGTCTGCAGCTTATTATTTTTAAAGCAGTCTGGGATGGATTTGTAAAAGATGGATTACCTTTTACAAGAACCCAAAAAGGTGGTAAATCTAAAAAAAGTAAAAACCCAATAAAGTATGAAACTATTTTATGTTTATTATTATTAATCTCTTTTTTTACCTTAATTTTCATAAATAAAACAAAAATTATTGAAATTTATGTATTCGCTATAACTATATTTATTCAAAGTATTCCCTATATCTCAGCAATTATTATGAGATATTTAGAACTATACTCTATCAAAAATCAAAAGATTTAGAAATATAAAATAAAAGTTGTTATTATATAATAACAATTTCTACTTTATTTACTAATTCTCAATAATCCAGCACCAATAAGTGTTGTTATTGAAGCAAATAATTTCATTAAATCTAATCTCTCTTTTAATACAAAAACACCTAGTAAAAGTGCAAAAACAATACTTGTCTCTCTTAAAGCAGTAACTACAGGAATTGGTGCCATAGTAAATGACCAAATAACTAAAGAATAGCCTGTAAATGATGCTAATCCACCAGTTAATGCTAGTTTATAATTATTTACAATAACAATTTTTACAGTATTTGGTTTTTTAAATAAAATCACAATAATAAAAATAATTGCATTTAAAATAGAAAGACAAGCATAAAAACCAATAGCACTATCAGAAACACGAGCACCCAAACCATCTACAAGAGAATATGATGCGATGAAAATACCAGTAACCACAGCCAAAATAGCTGCACGATAATTTCTCAATCCATCACTCTTTCTAACTAATACAAGACTCATAATACCCGTACAAATTACAATAATAGCAGTTATTTCTATCTGTGAGAGATGATTTCCTAAAAAAAGTACAGATACAGTTGCTACAATCAAAGGTGATATTCCACGAGCCAATGGATAAACTTGACTTAAATCACCAATACGATAAGAATTAAGTAAAAATAACTGATAACCAGTATGTAGTAAGGCTCCAGCAATTATGTAATTAAGAGATTCAATATTAGGCAAGGGCACAAAAAATAGTGCAAGAAAAGCAAAAGGTACATGACCTAATACCACAGCAGACATACTTATAAGTTTGTCGCTATTTTGTTTAACTAAAAAATTCCAACTAGCATGTAATAATGCAGCAAAAAGAACAACAAACATAACAGTAAGAGACATGATTCAACCTTTTATTAATATATAAAATTGTATAGAAATATTACTAAATAGTTAGTATTTAAAATTTGTTTTCTTTACTCTCCATTCAAAACAGACATAACTGTTGATCTAGAAGTATTTAATTCTGTTGTTATTTTTGATATATTTATATCACCATTTTCAGTATAATACTCTTCATCATCTAGCATTTTTAATATAGTATCTTTTTTATCAAGTATCTCTTGAGAGGTTTGTCTAGTTTGAAAAGTGAAATCTTCTTCACTCATAGTTTTAAGTGCTTCTAAATCTCTTTTTATAGTAGGAACTGTGACATTCAACTCTTTTGCCAAATCCTTTGGTTCTTCAATACCTCGTAAAATCAAATCACGTAGTGCAATTCTTCTAGTTTTTATTTTACGTCTACGATGATAAGATATTTTCATTATTAAAACTTTAAAAGAGAACTCCACTTACCTGCATTGTGAACATTTTCATATCCATTTGCCACTAAAGTACGCTTTGCTAGTGCACTTCTACTACCACTAGCACAACAAAGTATTATAGGCTTAGTATTATCTAACTCTTTTATTCTATTTTTAAGTGAATCCAATGGAATATTTATACTTCCATCTTTATGAGATGAGACAAATTCTTCTACACTTCTAACATCAACAATTTGACCACCTTGAGAAAGTAAAGATGGAACAAGTTTCAATACCTTATATTGACTATACTTTTTATAAGCTATAAAAGCTAGCAATGCAATAAACGCATAAATTATATTTTCGTTCAAAATTATCCTTTAAATATTCTTCGTATTCTAATGAAATTTGACTTATATTCTTTAGAAAGTAAGAGAAAAAGCTCATTTCTTATAAATATTAGGATTTTTATATTCATCTTTACTTATACTATAATACAAAGAAGTAACCTTTTTATTATCTAATAAACTTAATATTTCTGCCTTCTTAAATTTATAATAAAACCCACACTTTTCAGTTACCCTCTTTGAGTTTTTGTTTTCCTCAAAATGACTACACCAAATTAAATCAAGATTCATTTTTTCAAATCCAATTTCTAATAGGCTATTTACAGCCTCAGGGATATATCCATTTCCCCAATAACTAGAATTTAGAGCATATCCTATTTCTCTTTCATTTAATTTTTTACAATTTTTATTTAAAACTATTTTATGTAGTCCTATTCCACCAATAACTTTATTTTCTGATTTTAATACAATAGCTAAGCTATCATCATTTTTTATAAATGTTTTTATAACCTCTTTACTATCATCTTCTGATTTATGAATAGCCCAACCAGCACTAGGTCCAACTAAATCATTTTTTCCATATTCATATAAATCTTTATAGTCGCTACTTTTCCAATTTCTAAGAAATAACCTATTCGTCTCTATTTCAATCATATTCTCTTTGCTTTTTATTTTATTAAACTTTCTTAAAACTCCAAACAGTCCAAAGGTTTCATTCAAATTCATTTTTTAGTAAAAACCATTCGTCTTGATAAAGTCTTTTTAACTGAACTATCCAATAGTGCTTTATCAAAGGTAGTTCTTAAACTCTCATAATTTTTATCTGCGATTATTTTATATGAGTATTCAAAATTAGCTTCTTCTGGGTTTTCTCTGTTTAGTACTACTTCTGTTTCAAATTTTATATCCATAAGTTCTAATTTTTCAGCTTCTTTTTGAAGCATAATATTCATGCAACTTGCCAATGCTGCCTCTAAAATATCATGTGGACGAGGATATTTTCCTGTGCCACCTTTTTCTTCTGTTGTATCAATACATAAATCAAGTTCTTCCAATTGATTTACATACTTTTTATCTTTACTAATTGATTTCATATCTATTTCCTCTAAATTTAATAAATTTAATTTTAATTACCACCAAGTAACAAAAAAACTTTGGCTTATATTTTTCTTGTTTTTTAACCAAACCAAAGGGGATTTTTGTTGATTTAACAATATATCTATTGAAGTTATTACGTCATCAAAACTTATCCATATTTCATTTGTATTACAATCACAAACCCAATCATTCCTTGTAGGCAAATGGTATTTATACTCTTTAAAGTGCTTTTGTTTTATAAATTCTTCACGCTTAATATAAAAACCTCTTACACAAGAGTTATTTAATATAGGTATATCTTTACCTGAAAAATGCATTGGAACATAGATATTTCCTTTTAAACAAATCTTTTGTTTAAAAGAGTTTACATCTATACCCTCTAAGTACTCTTGTGTTTCATTTTTATATAATAAAGGAAGTTGTTTGTTTTTTAATTTTTCTAGTTTTTTTACAAAAGTATCGTTTCTATTTGGACCGATATACCTATCAAGTTCATTTTCAATAGAATCATCATATAAATAAAACTTGTATACATGTTCAATATGTAAATACTCTTCTGCTTTTTTATCATAAAGAAGAAAATCTATTTCACCATGGGTTTGTTTATTATTTATAATTTGAATATTCTTTTTTATCAACTCATAGTTTTTTGACTGTTTTATATAAAACTCAAAAAAACGCTCTATCCTACTTCCTAAAGTAAGTTTAGAAGTGATATTTAACTCAGTAAAATCAAACTCTTTTACTTCATTTATATCTAGTTCTATTTGACTTAGACCATCTAGTTCTTTAAATAAAGGAGGTGTATTCATAAAGCCTAAAAATTGAGTTTTTAAATTATTCATTTAATATGATACTCAAAATAATATAAATCTTCTTCTGACTTTTTATCGAAGTTCTTTACAAACATACTTCTTTTAATCTGATATCTTCAACTCTCAAAGTAGATAACAATCTAAAACATAACTTTATCTTGGACACATTCAGACCATATTCAAAATGTATAATTCTTATTGTCAAAAGGAAATGAACTTTCAGAGGGATAAGTGAATGAAGGTTGTCATTATTCTATTGGCAAAATATTATATATAAGGAGAAAAAAATGACACTAGATTTATTATTTCGTTTGTCAATAGCAATAGCAGGAATTACAGGAGCTTTGATGTTTTTTGGTTCAAAAGCACCATGGCTTCGAAAATGCCATTTGATTATGGGAGCAAGTGCATTTATTTTATGTGCCGTAACATTTTTTGTGCAATATACTTAAGAAAGGATAAATAATTATGGTTGATTCAAAAATAATTGAGGCTTTTCATCTCATGTGGGGTAATTTTCCTGAGCCTGCAACACTTGTACATAAAAGCAAAGAAGTCATTGCTACAAATGCTGCGTGTAAGGTGGTTGGATTAGAAAAGGGAATGAATTGTGCTACCCATGGTGCACCAGAAGCACACAAAGGCTGTTTGGCTAATAAAGCGTTACGTTCACAAGAAGCGACATTCAAAAAAGCGAAATACGCGGAAAAAGAAATTATTTCTTATTGGCTTCCAGTTGACGGGTATCCTGAACTCTTTATTCATTTTGGAGTGGGTGCAACTATAAACTATAATACCATACCAGACAAAGGTTCAATGTATAAAGTAGCATTGTAAATAAATTCCTTTTTCTTGGAGACTTATTAGATAAAAAACCTTCAAAGATATAGTTTGTCTTAAGAGAAGGAACTGTAATATAATTTTCCAAAAGGAATATCCTAGATATGAGGTAAAATGATGTTTTCTATATTAGTTGCTGAAGATGATGAGACATTAAATAAGATGATATGTACGAAATTAAAACAAGAAAACTTCAAGACTATTTCGGCATTTGATGGTGAAGAGGCCTTAGAAATTTTGGATACTACATATGTTGACTTAGTCATCTCAGATATTATGATGCCAAAAATAAATGGTTATGAACTTATACAAGAGATTAGAAAGACAGCACCTTCCTTCCCTATTCTGATGATTACGGCAAAAAATCAAATGGAAGATATTGAAAAGGGATTTAGACTTGGAACAGACGATTATATGATTAAACCTATTCAATTAAAAGAGATGGTTCTTAGAGTAAATGCACTTCTACGGAGAGCAAAGATAGCTAATGAAAATAAATTAGTTATAGGAAAGAGTTTTCTAGATTACAAGGCATTAAAAATAAATATTGATTCTAAAGAATACGACCTTCCCCCTAAAGAGTTTTATCTACTATTTCTTTTACTCAGCTATCCCGATAAGATTTTTACTAGATATGAAATTATGAATGAAATTTGGGGTCTAGAATCAGAGGCAGATGAACGGACTGTTGATTCTCATATCAAGAAACTCCGTCGTAGGTTTGAGGCATGTCAGGATTTTGAGATTGTGACTATAAGAGGGCTTGGGTACAAGGCAAAATATCATTTAACAAATAATACCAAATGAAAAATGATGCAATAAAATTTAAAAAGGAAACCATGAAAAAGAAATATATAATACACCTTCGCTCTTTTATCTCTTTTGTTTCTATTGCCACTTTATTCGTTGCTTGTCTTATTGCATGTGCTATAGTTATTACTGGGACTTGGTTGTTTTATCACGGACCAATTACCTTTTTCTCAGGGATTCTTATGAGTCTACTTGTATGTGCTTTAACGATGATTATTGGTGCTATTGCCTTATACATTGGGTCAGGACATTTATTGAAACCTGTTGAAGCATTGAATTTAACTGTGAATAAAATTGCCCAAGGGGATTTTACTGCAAGAGTTTACCGTAAGAGAAGAAACATGAAAAATTATCTTTATGCCCATGAACTTGATGAACTCTCTTCAAATGTGAATAAAATGGTAGAAGAACTCTCTGGTATGGATTATATGCGTAAAGACTTTATGAGTAATGTATCCCATGAAATAAAAACACCGGTTACGGCAATCACAGGTTTTGCTGAATTGTTATTAGATTCGCCACTTGAAATACAAAAGCAAAAAGAGTATTTGGAACTCATACATCAAGAATCTAGACGCTTGTCATTACTTTGTGAAGATATGTTACAAATGTCGCGTTTAGATAATCAACAAATTATCTCAAAAAAAGACATGATTAGAGTAGATGAACAAATAAGGCGTGCAGTGATTGTACTGTCACAAAAGTGGAGTGATCGTGATCAAAAATTTGATTTAAACCTCTGTGATGTAGTTATAGAATCGGATAAATCACTTTTGATGCATGTTTGGATGAATCTCATCGATAACGCCATGAAATACTCTTCTCTCAATAGCACAATTTATATTGATGAGTACGTAAATGGAAATGAACTTATTGTTAAAATTAAAGATGAAGGTATTGGGATTAAGAGTGAAAAAATTGAAAAGATTTTTGATAAGTTTTACCAAGGTGATGAATCCCATAAAAAACAAGGAAGTGGTCTGGGGCTTTCCATCGTAAAAAGAATTTTAGAACTTTTGGGAGCAACAATTCACTATGAAAGCCAAGAAAATATTGGAACAACTGTGGTTGTAAAAATTTTAATAAAGGCTCTGAAATAATAAAGTTGCTAAAAAATCTATAAACTATATAATTGATAGTAAAATCTGAGGACAGTAGATATAATTTTAGCTAAATTAGTATCCTGCCCCCGAAATTTTAAATTAAAGAATCCTTCAATTTCTCATCAGGTATAGATTTATTATTAAATATCATCTTTCCCAATAAACTCTTTTTCATCTACATTTTTTACAATCACTTTAGCTATGTCATCTGTTTCATCTGCAATATTTTTTGTTTCATTTGAAATATTAGCATTTTCTTGAGTTTTACCATCTAATGAATTGACAGCATCATTAATTTGTTCAATTCCTGATTGTTGTTCTTTTGTTGCAACTTCTACTTCTGAAATAAGATCAATAGTTTTTAAAATATTATCATTTAAACCTTGATAACCATCTATCATTCTTGTAGCAATCTCTTTTCCATTGTTCGCTTTATTTATTGCAGATTCAACTAAAGATTTAATTTCATTTGCAGAGTCAGCACTTCTTGAAGCTAAATTTCTTACTTCTTGTGCAACAACTGCAAATCCTTTTCCAGCTTCTCCTGCTGTTGCTGCTTCAACTGCTGCATTTAAAGATAATATATTTGTTTGAAATGCAATTTGATCAATAATAGAAATAGCCTCACTAATAGCAGAAACTTGGTTGTCAATTTCATTCATTGAAGTAACTGTTTCTTCGGCTAAACTTTTACCTTCATTTGCAGATGTAGTTAATTCTTTAGCATAATCTGCCATTTTTATAACATTTCTAGTATTTTGCGTAATATTAGAAGTAATCTCTTCCAAAGAAGCTGCCGTTTCTTCCAAGGAAGCGGCAGAAATATTTGAATTTGTA
This portion of the Arcobacter nitrofigilis DSM 7299 genome encodes:
- a CDS encoding DUF6622 family protein, with product MIVEIIKHTPNWVFILFIGLVVLGYSQTKDRRKKLNRILILPIVIILLSISGIYSAFGTIKYALILYFIGGVISLVIGLKLSFPKNVKYNKSDDSFNIPGSWIPMILILIIFFIKYFVAVVIARKLPIASEIEFIAIISLLYGILCGIFVSRSIVTIKSKYILK
- a CDS encoding glycosyltransferase family 2 protein — its product is MRYIIFSIIIAVLFQIFFWISHNTLVSLIESPSKKVESLSYTPYYGYEKKVLSPKQIENDLNILAPITKKIRTYSSIDAEIILEATAQTIIPIDLGIWLSGDFKQNDIEIQKALKLLKKYPDRIENIIVGNEVLLRKDLNKNELFAYIDYIREFTDKPITSAETWDIWEKTQDLSNHVDFITIHILPYWEEVPIKKFTSFVMDRYNKIQNLFPNKKIYIGEIGWPSNGYNNVNAVPNLKNQATAIREFINLAKNNAWSYNIIEAFDQPWKGYAEGNIGQYWGIFDADRNLKFKLVGDIELNQFWFYQMIAAIIIGSLLTILGLRNKKLNMYHALAYAIVAQGMAVGIVMAFMYPFINYMNFGMWGMWGIGTFLMIPLVIMTLTKANELFKSSIGTAPTRLLPLNLTSDNIPFVSIHVPAYKEQPHALAETLKALSKLQYPNYEVLVIINNTPEEFYWKPIEKLCKELGDKFIFMNITCTGFKAGALNKALEQTNKEAEIIAVIDADYVVEPAWLVDLVPLFDDPKVAIVQAPQDHRDGDESIIKTAMNEEYAGFFDIGMIDRNEENAIVVHGTMVMVRLSAMLEVGGWGTDTIVEDSELGLRLFEAGYIAHYTNKRYGYGLLPDTFEAFKTQRHRWAYGAIQILKKHWREFKPSSNKLTSSQKKKFITGWIFWLSDAMGPIMAVMNLIWVPVIVFVGVTIPTIPLTVPIITAFLVNVLHTFILYRMKVKASFKETFLSSIASMSLQLIIFKAVWDGFVKDGLPFTRTQKGGKSKKSKNPIKYETILCLLLLISFFTLIFINKTKIIEIYVFAITIFIQSIPYISAIIMRYLELYSIKNQKI
- a CDS encoding rhodanese-like domain-containing protein; the protein is MNENIIYAFIALLAFIAYKKYSQYKVLKLVPSLLSQGGQIVDVRSVEEFVSSHKDGSINIPLDSLKNRIKELDNTKPIILCCASGSRSALAKRTLVANGYENVHNAGKWSSLLKF
- a CDS encoding GNAT family N-acetyltransferase, with the protein product MNLNETFGLFGVLRKFNKIKSKENMIEIETNRLFLRNWKSSDYKDLYEYGKNDLVGPSAGWAIHKSEDDSKEVIKTFIKNDDSLAIVLKSENKVIGGIGLHKIVLNKNCKKLNEREIGYALNSSYWGNGYIPEAVNSLLEIGFEKMNLDLIWCSHFEENKNSKRVTEKCGFYYKFKKAEILSLLDNKKVTSLYYSISKDEYKNPNIYKK
- a CDS encoding sensor histidine kinase is translated as MKNDAIKFKKETMKKKYIIHLRSFISFVSIATLFVACLIACAIVITGTWLFYHGPITFFSGILMSLLVCALTMIIGAIALYIGSGHLLKPVEALNLTVNKIAQGDFTARVYRKRRNMKNYLYAHELDELSSNVNKMVEELSGMDYMRKDFMSNVSHEIKTPVTAITGFAELLLDSPLEIQKQKEYLELIHQESRRLSLLCEDMLQMSRLDNQQIISKKDMIRVDEQIRRAVIVLSQKWSDRDQKFDLNLCDVVIESDKSLLMHVWMNLIDNAMKYSSLNSTIYIDEYVNGNELIVKIKDEGIGIKSEKIEKIFDKFYQGDESHKKQGSGLGLSIVKRILELLGATIHYESQENIGTTVVVKILIKALK
- a CDS encoding OsmC family protein; protein product: MKSISKDKKYVNQLEELDLCIDTTEEKGGTGKYPRPHDILEAALASCMNIMLQKEAEKLELMDIKFETEVVLNRENPEEANFEYSYKIIADKNYESLRTTFDKALLDSSVKKTLSRRMVFTKK
- a CDS encoding sulfite exporter TauE/SafE family protein; translated protein: MSVIFLIDYVALGLLVGFLAGLLGVGGGGIMVPIFTILFAMQGFEHEKIMHLALGTSMATIIFTSFSSMRAHYKKDNIETSMALKIAGGVLVGTFSATFLASYLKGVYLALFFGVFMSYVAFKMFSKPHYESNPTPHGKVGNIFTGTLIGAISALVSIGGGSLTVPYLVHQNFDMKRAIGTSAAVGFPIAISGTIGYAINGFGNSDLQNYIIGYIYMPAVIIVAISSIFTVPLGVKYASILPTQKLKKVFGVLAVILSIKMIISVL
- a CDS encoding DUF1853 family protein — its product is MNNLKTQFLGFMNTPPLFKELDGLSQIELDINEVKEFDFTELNITSKLTLGSRIERFFEFYIKQSKNYELIKKNIQIINNKQTHGEIDFLLYDKKAEEYLHIEHVYKFYLYDDSIENELDRYIGPNRNDTFVKKLEKLKNKQLPLLYKNETQEYLEGIDVNSFKQKICLKGNIYVPMHFSGKDIPILNNSCVRGFYIKREEFIKQKHFKEYKYHLPTRNDWVCDCNTNEIWISFDDVITSIDILLNQQKSPLVWLKNKKNISQSFFVTWW
- a CDS encoding Lcl C-terminal domain-containing protein, whose product is MKERKNIVQLFLSIFMMFIMSACLPHQKELQVMLNKYNITKKIYIKDDVNAYDDYGKDKKVLQVLKRAEEYDIVDIKENYARLAKTKNNNLKSDVWVNLDEIETEPTYFITLIVNVPKAKILLNGKEYESNTRVPSGTYKVDISADNFLDKSIKIEIYKDVKEEIILDFDIEAQKDKIAKEKLEKERIKREKLQRERIERQRKESIYIDKKQKLMWQDNNAVLETKKPWLTKVNYDAKNYLNTIGDTAITYCKNLTLANFKDWRLPTKDELKYLSTQKNKLKNVSSNWYWSITSNNNNGERAWSIYFDNGDGYSDLKNAYNYVRCIRNGGDL
- a CDS encoding response regulator transcription factor encodes the protein MMFSILVAEDDETLNKMICTKLKQENFKTISAFDGEEALEILDTTYVDLVISDIMMPKINGYELIQEIRKTAPSFPILMITAKNQMEDIEKGFRLGTDDYMIKPIQLKEMVLRVNALLRRAKIANENKLVIGKSFLDYKALKINIDSKEYDLPPKEFYLLFLLLSYPDKIFTRYEIMNEIWGLESEADERTVDSHIKKLRRRFEACQDFEIVTIRGLGYKAKYHLTNNTK
- a CDS encoding DMT family transporter, whose product is MSLTVMFVVLFAALLHASWNFLVKQNSDKLISMSAVVLGHVPFAFLALFFVPLPNIESLNYIIAGALLHTGYQLFLLNSYRIGDLSQVYPLARGISPLIVATVSVLFLGNHLSQIEITAIIVICTGIMSLVLVRKSDGLRNYRAAILAVVTGIFIASYSLVDGLGARVSDSAIGFYACLSILNAIIFIIVILFKKPNTVKIVIVNNYKLALTGGLASFTGYSLVIWSFTMAPIPVVTALRETSIVFALLLGVFVLKERLDLMKLFASITTLIGAGLLRISK